A stretch of the Acidobacteriota bacterium genome encodes the following:
- a CDS encoding type II toxin-antitoxin system PemK/MazF family toxin: MRLFAGASKKSWVKISQIRPLSITRLGKRIARITPEELDAVVEGLNEIVGS; the protein is encoded by the coding sequence ATGCGGCTTTTTGCGGGGGCGTCAAAGAAGTCCTGGGTGAAAATCAGCCAGATCCGGCCCCTCTCGATCACTCGGCTGGGAAAGCGGATCGCCCGGATCACCCCCGAGGAACTCGACGCCGTTGTGGAAGGGCTCAACGAGATCGTCGGGAGTTGA
- the tsaE gene encoding tRNA (adenosine(37)-N6)-threonylcarbamoyltransferase complex ATPase subunit type 1 TsaE, whose protein sequence is MSTAPAPVPLRIVSASERETFESGQRLAAELGAGQVVLFQGDLGTGKTVFIRGICAGLGCDPRDVRSPSFTLVNEYRGACRVLHADLYRLEHPEEIDGIGIDDLWESGALVLVEWAQRLPFVPPGARVVTLRHLGGDEREICVESPAPSPE, encoded by the coding sequence TTGAGCACCGCCCCGGCCCCCGTCCCCCTCCGGATCGTCAGCGCGTCGGAGCGCGAGACCTTCGAGTCCGGGCAGCGGCTTGCCGCCGAGCTGGGCGCCGGGCAGGTCGTGCTCTTCCAGGGGGACCTGGGCACCGGGAAGACCGTCTTCATCCGCGGAATCTGCGCGGGGCTGGGTTGCGACCCGCGCGACGTCCGCAGCCCCTCCTTCACCCTGGTCAACGAGTACCGCGGCGCCTGCCGGGTCCTCCACGCGGACCTTTACCGGCTGGAGCACCCCGAGGAGATCGACGGCATCGGGATCGACGATCTCTGGGAATCCGGTGCGCTGGTCCTGGTGGAATGGGCGCAGCGGCTGCCTTTCGTCCCCCCGGGGGCCCGGGTGGTGACCCTCCGTCACCTCGGCGGCGACGAGCGGGAAATTTGCGTCGAGTCACCGGCCCCCTCCCCGGAGTAA
- a CDS encoding NAD(P)H-hydrate dehydratase — protein MKILTAEQMREVDRKTMEDIGIPGTILMENAGIHVVEIMEEHFEHFGSLKVAVVCGRGNNGGDGFVIARQLYMRGMIPHVFLTCPSEELKGDARANFEILQRYREIPVYEIPDEEALNALDISLDAFHVIVDAILGTGLREPVEGYLGTVIQAINSSPANIVAVDIPSGLFADEYRPVENAVFADITVTFTAPKPGLLLGEAYSYVGDLYTVSIGSPDFLLETPEHRLNVITPEDFEILVMPRKKDTHKGNYGHVLIAGGSTGKTGAVRMAGLAALRTGAGLVTVAVPDEVALYVNADCPELMTERTGAGGFRGKGASDRLLAMLANRDILALGPGLGTDEATTALVLDLIPRLDVPAILDADALTCLAKDKSVLEKAHVPLVLTPHPGEMARLLGCATGDVQEDREGISTEFARKYGVYLVLKGFRTLVAEPDGQVWINLTGNPGMATAGSGDVLSGILGAFCARINHRNAEAWGMACRAGVHIHGLAGDLASKEVSEESLIAGDIIRFIGAAIRQVKEEE, from the coding sequence ATGAAGATCCTGACAGCTGAACAGATGCGAGAAGTCGACCGCAAGACCATGGAGGACATCGGCATCCCGGGGACCATCCTCATGGAGAACGCCGGCATCCACGTGGTGGAGATCATGGAGGAGCACTTCGAGCACTTCGGGTCCCTGAAGGTGGCCGTGGTTTGCGGCCGCGGCAACAACGGCGGCGACGGGTTCGTCATCGCGCGGCAGCTTTACATGCGCGGCATGATCCCCCACGTTTTCCTGACCTGCCCGTCCGAGGAACTCAAGGGCGACGCCCGGGCCAACTTCGAGATCCTGCAGCGCTACCGGGAGATCCCCGTCTACGAGATCCCCGACGAGGAGGCCCTCAACGCCCTGGACATCTCCCTCGACGCCTTCCACGTCATCGTGGACGCCATCCTCGGGACCGGGCTCCGGGAGCCCGTGGAGGGCTACCTCGGCACGGTGATCCAGGCCATCAACAGTTCCCCCGCCAACATCGTCGCGGTGGACATCCCCTCGGGCCTGTTCGCCGACGAGTACCGCCCCGTCGAGAACGCGGTTTTCGCCGACATCACCGTGACCTTCACGGCTCCCAAGCCGGGCCTGCTCCTCGGGGAGGCCTACTCCTACGTGGGGGACCTCTACACCGTCTCCATCGGCTCCCCGGACTTCCTGCTGGAGACGCCGGAGCACCGGTTGAACGTCATCACCCCGGAAGACTTCGAGATTCTCGTGATGCCGCGGAAGAAGGACACCCACAAGGGAAACTACGGTCACGTCCTCATCGCCGGGGGGAGCACCGGCAAGACGGGCGCCGTGCGGATGGCCGGCCTCGCGGCGCTCCGGACCGGTGCGGGACTGGTGACGGTGGCCGTCCCCGACGAGGTGGCGCTTTACGTCAACGCGGACTGCCCCGAACTCATGACCGAACGCACCGGTGCCGGGGGCTTCCGCGGCAAGGGCGCGTCCGACCGCCTCCTCGCCATGCTGGCCAACCGCGACATTCTCGCCCTCGGGCCCGGGCTGGGGACCGACGAGGCCACCACCGCCCTGGTCCTCGACCTGATCCCCCGCCTGGATGTGCCCGCCATCCTGGACGCCGACGCCCTCACCTGCCTGGCGAAGGACAAGTCGGTCCTGGAGAAGGCCCACGTTCCGCTGGTCCTGACGCCCCACCCCGGCGAGATGGCGAGGCTGCTGGGCTGCGCCACCGGCGACGTGCAGGAGGACCGGGAGGGCATCTCCACCGAGTTCGCCCGCAAGTACGGCGTCTACCTCGTCCTCAAGGGCTTCCGCACCCTCGTCGCCGAGCCCGACGGGCAGGTCTGGATCAACCTGACGGGGAACCCGGGCATGGCCACGGCCGGTTCGGGGGACGTGCTCTCCGGGATCCTCGGCGCCTTCTGCGCCCGGATCAACCACCGGAACGCCGAGGCCTGGGGCATGGCCTGCCGGGCGGGCGTCCACATCCACGGGCTGGCCGGCGACCTGGCGTCCAAGGAGGTCTCGGAAGAATCCCTCATCGCCGGGGACATCATCCGCTTTATCGGGGCGGCCATCCGGCAGGTCAAAGAGGAAGAGTGA
- a CDS encoding aminotransferase class V-fold PLP-dependent enzyme: MLFPEPERRERFPVTRDWIYLNHAAVGPLPSHVLDASRHYLGEASTKGEKHWERTQPLAESLRGALAGLLGVDPEEIAFTRNTSEGLSILAFGLDWREGDNVVIPDREFPSNVYPWLALGRRGVKTRLVPLTDGGFTVDDVLRHTDGRTRVVSVSSVQFHNGFVADLDGLGRACRERGILFCVDAIQQLGAFPLDARRSGVDFLACGAHKWLMSGEGTGFLYCRRDLAERLSPVLVGWAGVRNWEDFQIHPLAFREGALRFETGNFSAIGVHNLHASLSWMQAVGMDRIAAAVRAVAGEVLRRAVDRGFRILGPSAEAVSGIVSFAPPGADPETLAAKLAERGVQVSKRNGALRVSPHCYNTRDEVDALFDALDDILRGD, encoded by the coding sequence ATGCTATTTCCCGAACCCGAAAGACGCGAACGCTTCCCCGTCACCCGCGATTGGATCTATCTCAACCATGCCGCCGTGGGGCCCCTCCCCTCCCACGTCCTCGACGCCTCCCGTCACTACCTCGGGGAGGCCTCGACGAAGGGCGAGAAGCACTGGGAGCGGACCCAGCCCCTGGCGGAGTCCCTCCGCGGGGCCCTGGCCGGGCTCCTCGGCGTCGACCCCGAGGAGATCGCCTTCACCCGCAACACGTCCGAGGGGCTGTCCATCCTCGCCTTCGGCCTTGACTGGCGGGAGGGCGACAACGTGGTGATCCCCGACAGGGAGTTCCCCTCCAACGTCTACCCCTGGCTGGCCCTGGGGCGGCGCGGGGTCAAGACACGCCTCGTCCCGCTCACGGACGGCGGCTTCACCGTGGACGACGTGCTCCGCCACACCGACGGGCGCACCCGGGTGGTCTCGGTCAGCTCCGTCCAGTTCCACAACGGTTTCGTCGCGGACCTGGACGGCCTCGGCCGGGCCTGTCGCGAACGCGGCATCCTCTTCTGCGTGGACGCGATCCAGCAGCTGGGGGCCTTCCCGCTGGACGCCCGCCGGTCCGGTGTGGATTTCCTGGCGTGCGGCGCCCACAAGTGGCTGATGAGCGGCGAGGGGACCGGGTTCCTCTACTGCCGCCGTGACCTGGCGGAGCGCCTGTCGCCCGTGCTGGTGGGGTGGGCGGGCGTGAGGAACTGGGAGGATTTCCAGATCCACCCGCTCGCGTTCCGGGAGGGGGCCCTCCGCTTCGAAACCGGGAATTTCAGCGCCATCGGCGTGCACAACCTGCACGCCTCCCTCTCCTGGATGCAGGCCGTGGGGATGGACCGGATCGCCGCCGCCGTCAGGGCTGTCGCGGGGGAGGTCCTGCGCCGGGCCGTGGACCGGGGGTTCAGGATTCTGGGTCCGTCCGCGGAGGCCGTCAGCGGGATCGTGTCCTTCGCCCCGCCCGGCGCCGACCCGGAAACCCTTGCGGCGAAACTGGCGGAGCGGGGCGTCCAGGTGTCGAAACGCAACGGGGCCCTGCGGGTCTCCCCCCACTGCTACAACACCCGCGACGAGGTGGACGCGCTCTTTGACGCCCTCGACGACATCCTGCGCGGAGACTGA
- the glgP gene encoding alpha-glucan family phosphorylase, with translation MRKIIRRFRVVPNLPFRLNALKKIGYNVWFSWNQDAVLLFHRIDPELWETCSHNPVLFLGLLSQDKINEILTDEGFLSQMDRMEEIFNRYMDVSQKYDYNLERPTDFQIAYFSAEYGLTESLVLYSGGLGILSGDHLKSASDLCLPLKAVGLLYQKGYFQQYLNNDGWQQEYYPANDFYNMPVLPVRNERNEDVCITVEMAGTPVRAKVWKVQVGRIPLYLLDTNIPENPPDVRDITAELYGGDLEMRIRQEILLGIGGVRALRELGIHPSVYHMNEGHSAFASLERIRLLMEEHGISFDAAREAVFASNTFTTHTPVPAGNDMFPRYLMEKYFTTYARQLGISFQELYNLGSLTGADGTESFYMPVLALQLSAHNNGVSRLHGSVSRKMWSSVWPVLPDPDIPVTHITNGVHIPSWISNEMATLYQRYLGPNWAVDPDLQRVWERVERIPDSELWRTHERRRERLVAFARRRLKQQLTRRGAAKKEIALSNEVLNPEALTIGFARRFATYKRGNLIFRNPDRLSAILNDPARPVQIIIAGKAHPKDTPGKEIIRQIIHLIKREDFRHRVVFMEDYDMNVARYLVQGVDIWLNNPRRPMEACGTSGMKVTPNGGLNMSILDGWWDEGYNGENGWAIGHGEEYVDTEYQDEVESESIYTLLEREIVPLFYERGMDNLPRGWIRLMKTAMKNLIPQFNTHRMVEEYVEKFYVEAALQWQILSSEGCARSRELAQWKRKVREQWNKIRILDVSYNRNGDYPIGSTIRVTVELDLGGLSPDDVEVDVYYGPTDTNDEFIEREVEPLLFMGDSPAGVHRFSGEIRCIKTGKFGFAIRVLPFHSLLVSQLAMNLTHWG, from the coding sequence ATGAGAAAGATCATCCGCCGTTTCCGGGTCGTCCCCAACCTCCCGTTCCGGCTGAACGCGCTCAAGAAGATCGGTTACAACGTCTGGTTCAGCTGGAACCAGGACGCCGTGCTCCTCTTTCACCGGATCGACCCCGAACTCTGGGAGACGTGCTCGCACAATCCCGTTCTTTTCCTGGGATTGTTGAGCCAGGACAAGATCAACGAAATCCTGACGGACGAGGGTTTCCTCTCGCAGATGGACCGGATGGAGGAGATCTTCAACCGCTACATGGACGTCAGCCAGAAGTACGACTACAACCTGGAGCGGCCCACCGACTTCCAGATCGCCTACTTCTCGGCCGAGTACGGCCTGACGGAGAGCCTGGTGCTCTACTCCGGCGGCCTGGGGATCCTCTCGGGCGACCACCTCAAGTCCGCCAGCGACCTCTGCCTCCCCCTCAAGGCCGTCGGGCTCCTCTACCAGAAGGGCTACTTCCAGCAGTACCTCAACAACGACGGCTGGCAGCAGGAGTACTACCCCGCCAACGACTTCTACAACATGCCCGTCCTGCCCGTGCGCAACGAACGGAACGAGGACGTCTGCATCACGGTGGAGATGGCCGGGACCCCGGTCCGCGCCAAGGTCTGGAAGGTCCAGGTGGGGCGCATCCCGCTGTACCTCCTCGACACCAACATCCCCGAAAACCCGCCCGACGTCCGTGACATCACGGCCGAACTCTACGGCGGCGACCTGGAGATGCGCATCCGCCAGGAGATCCTCCTGGGGATCGGCGGCGTCCGGGCGCTTCGGGAACTCGGCATTCACCCGTCGGTCTACCACATGAACGAGGGGCACTCGGCCTTCGCGAGCCTGGAGCGCATCCGGCTCCTCATGGAGGAGCACGGGATCTCCTTCGACGCCGCCCGCGAGGCGGTGTTCGCCAGCAACACCTTCACCACCCACACGCCGGTCCCGGCCGGGAACGACATGTTCCCCCGCTACCTCATGGAGAAGTACTTCACCACCTACGCCCGGCAGTTGGGGATCAGCTTCCAGGAACTCTACAACCTGGGCAGCCTCACGGGCGCCGACGGGACCGAGTCGTTCTACATGCCCGTGCTGGCCCTGCAGCTCTCCGCCCACAACAACGGCGTCAGCCGTCTGCACGGCTCCGTCTCCCGGAAGATGTGGAGCAGCGTGTGGCCGGTGCTCCCCGACCCGGACATCCCCGTCACCCACATCACCAACGGGGTCCACATCCCGAGCTGGATCTCCAACGAGATGGCCACGCTCTACCAGCGCTACCTCGGTCCCAACTGGGCGGTGGACCCCGACCTCCAGCGCGTCTGGGAGCGGGTGGAGCGCATCCCCGACTCGGAGCTCTGGCGCACCCACGAACGGCGCCGCGAGCGCCTGGTGGCCTTCGCCCGCCGGCGGCTCAAACAGCAGCTGACCCGCCGCGGCGCGGCCAAGAAGGAGATCGCGCTCTCCAACGAGGTCCTCAACCCCGAAGCCCTCACCATCGGCTTCGCCCGGCGCTTCGCCACCTACAAGCGGGGCAACCTCATCTTCCGGAACCCCGACCGGCTGTCCGCCATCCTCAACGACCCCGCCCGCCCCGTCCAGATCATCATCGCCGGGAAGGCGCACCCCAAGGACACGCCCGGGAAGGAGATCATCCGCCAGATCATCCACCTGATCAAGCGGGAGGACTTCCGCCACCGCGTGGTGTTCATGGAAGACTACGACATGAACGTGGCCCGCTACCTGGTGCAGGGCGTGGACATCTGGCTCAACAACCCCCGGCGGCCCATGGAGGCGTGCGGGACCAGCGGCATGAAGGTGACGCCCAACGGCGGCCTGAACATGAGCATCCTGGACGGCTGGTGGGACGAGGGTTACAACGGCGAGAACGGCTGGGCCATCGGCCACGGCGAGGAGTACGTGGACACCGAGTACCAGGACGAGGTGGAGAGCGAGTCCATCTACACCCTCCTCGAGCGGGAAATCGTCCCGCTGTTCTACGAGCGGGGCATGGACAACCTCCCCCGCGGGTGGATCCGGCTGATGAAGACCGCCATGAAGAACCTCATCCCGCAGTTCAACACCCACCGGATGGTGGAGGAGTACGTGGAGAAGTTCTACGTGGAGGCCGCCCTCCAGTGGCAGATCCTCTCGTCGGAGGGGTGCGCCCGGTCCCGCGAACTTGCCCAGTGGAAGCGGAAGGTCCGGGAACAGTGGAACAAGATCCGCATCCTGGACGTGTCCTACAACCGGAACGGGGATTACCCCATCGGGTCCACCATCCGCGTCACCGTGGAACTCGATCTCGGCGGCCTGTCGCCGGACGACGTGGAAGTGGACGTCTACTACGGCCCCACCGACACGAACGACGAGTTCATCGAGCGCGAGGTGGAACCCCTCCTTTTCATGGGGGACTCCCCCGCGGGGGTTCACCGGTTCTCCGGCGAGATCCGCTGCATCAAGACCGGCAAGTTCGGCTTCGCCATCCGGGTGCTGCCCTTCCACAGCCTGCTGGTCTCCCAGCTCGCCATGAACCTCACCCACTGGGGCTGA
- a CDS encoding PPC domain-containing protein has translation MTTLSIKTSGGTGDADLYVRKGSQPTTSAYDYRPYLSGNTESVSVSNPAAAVWHIGIRAYSTFSGVTLTVSYAP, from the coding sequence ATGACCACCCTCTCCATCAAAACCTCCGGCGGAACCGGCGACGCCGACCTGTACGTGCGCAAGGGCTCCCAGCCCACCACCAGCGCGTACGACTACCGGCCCTACCTGAGCGGCAACACCGAGAGCGTGAGCGTTTCCAACCCCGCCGCCGCCGTTTGGCACATCGGCATCCGGGCCTACAGCACCTTCTCGGGTGTGACCCTCACGGTTTCCTACGCGCCGTGA
- a CDS encoding PAS domain S-box protein, with amino-acid sequence MEAQTPSRDDAIDFEQVAVGLALVDARSGRFVRVNQRYSDILGYSRAELEATDWQTLTHRDDLREDLEKHHLLEEGRITEFNMEKRYVRKDGSDVWVSLTVSPFRRPDGTARFHIAVAEDITRRKRAEAALLASEQRTRDILDSLPIGIHFYRLDPGGRLVFTGANPAADRILGLENRAFIGKTIEEAFPGLVGTEVPERYREAAENGTPWHTEQVTYRDGVIDGAYEVHAFRVAPGFMASSFRDITERRRSEETLRALSARQEALLSAIPDIVMEVDTRKVYTWANRAGLAFFGDDVVGREAGFYFEGDQDTYGIVQPLFDGAEDVIYVESWQRRRDGRKRLLAWWCRVLKDARGEVAGAISSARDITEQRALEEQFLQAQKMESVGRLAGGVAHDFNNSLQAILGYTDMALALTPPGSLLREDLSEIRKAAERSAELTRQLLAFARKQTVSPEALDLNHTVAGMLGMLRRIIGEDIALVWEPGADLWAVEMDLVQVDQILANLAVNARDAIRGPGTLTIRTGNVVLGEGSCMPQPGTPPGEYVLLSLGDDGSGMDREVLDHLFEPFFTTKETGKGTGLGLATVYGIVQQNRGVIAVDTATGVGTTFRIYLPRSRAVPSPPAPREQPPEEGIETVLLAEDDRAVLDLAVTVLRRFGYTVLAAQSPHEAVALARDHAGEIHLLVTDVVMGGMNGRELCDRVAALRPGIRTLFMSGYPADAIACHGVLEAGLHFIQKPFSVSDLTARVREILDQR; translated from the coding sequence ATGGAAGCCCAAACCCCCTCCCGGGACGATGCCATCGACTTTGAGCAGGTGGCTGTCGGCCTGGCCCTGGTGGACGCCCGCTCCGGGCGCTTCGTTCGCGTCAACCAGCGCTACAGCGACATCCTGGGCTACTCCCGGGCCGAGCTGGAAGCCACGGACTGGCAGACCCTCACTCACCGCGACGATCTCCGGGAGGACCTGGAGAAGCACCACCTCCTGGAGGAGGGCCGGATCACCGAATTCAACATGGAAAAGCGTTACGTCCGCAAGGACGGGAGCGACGTCTGGGTGAGCCTCACCGTCTCGCCCTTTCGTCGGCCGGACGGGACGGCGCGGTTTCACATCGCCGTCGCGGAGGACATCACGCGGCGCAAGCGGGCCGAGGCGGCGCTGTTGGCGTCGGAGCAGCGGACCCGGGACATCCTGGACTCCCTGCCGATCGGTATTCATTTCTACCGGCTGGACCCCGGCGGACGGCTGGTCTTCACCGGCGCCAACCCCGCGGCTGACCGGATCCTCGGGCTCGAGAACCGCGCCTTCATCGGGAAAACGATCGAGGAGGCTTTCCCGGGCCTGGTGGGAACCGAGGTGCCCGAGCGCTACCGTGAAGCGGCGGAGAACGGCACGCCCTGGCACACCGAGCAGGTCACCTACCGGGACGGGGTCATCGACGGCGCCTACGAGGTGCACGCCTTCCGGGTCGCGCCCGGCTTCATGGCGTCGTCGTTTCGGGACATCACGGAGCGCCGCCGGTCGGAAGAGACCCTGCGCGCCCTCTCCGCGCGCCAGGAGGCCTTGCTCTCGGCCATCCCCGACATCGTCATGGAGGTGGACACCCGCAAGGTCTACACCTGGGCCAACCGCGCCGGGCTGGCGTTTTTCGGCGACGACGTCGTGGGCCGCGAGGCCGGCTTCTACTTCGAGGGGGACCAGGACACCTACGGCATTGTCCAGCCGCTCTTCGACGGGGCGGAGGACGTGATCTACGTGGAGAGCTGGCAGCGGCGGCGGGACGGCCGCAAGCGCCTCCTGGCCTGGTGGTGCCGGGTGCTCAAGGACGCCCGGGGCGAGGTGGCGGGCGCCATCTCCTCGGCGAGGGACATCACCGAGCAGCGCGCCCTGGAGGAGCAGTTCCTCCAGGCCCAGAAGATGGAGTCCGTGGGGCGGCTGGCCGGCGGCGTGGCCCACGATTTCAACAACAGCCTCCAGGCGATTCTGGGGTACACCGACATGGCCCTGGCCTTGACGCCCCCGGGCAGCCTCCTCCGGGAAGACCTTTCCGAGATCCGCAAAGCGGCCGAGCGGTCCGCGGAACTCACCCGCCAACTGCTGGCCTTTGCCCGCAAGCAGACCGTGAGCCCGGAAGCCCTGGACCTCAACCACACCGTGGCGGGAATGCTCGGCATGCTCCGACGGATCATCGGCGAGGACATCGCCCTGGTGTGGGAGCCCGGGGCGGACCTCTGGGCGGTGGAGATGGACCTGGTCCAGGTCGACCAGATCCTGGCCAACCTGGCCGTCAACGCCCGCGACGCCATTCGCGGCCCGGGGACCCTGACCATCCGGACCGGGAACGTCGTCCTGGGCGAGGGGAGCTGCATGCCTCAACCCGGGACCCCACCGGGGGAATACGTCCTCCTGTCCTTGGGCGACGACGGCTCCGGGATGGACCGGGAGGTCCTCGATCACCTCTTCGAGCCTTTCTTCACCACGAAGGAGACGGGTAAGGGCACGGGCCTGGGCCTGGCCACGGTGTACGGCATCGTCCAGCAGAACCGGGGCGTGATCGCGGTGGACACCGCAACCGGGGTCGGGACCACCTTCCGCATCTACCTTCCCCGGTCCCGGGCGGTCCCGTCGCCGCCCGCCCCGAGAGAGCAACCCCCCGAGGAGGGGATCGAGACGGTGCTGCTGGCCGAGGACGACCGGGCGGTCCTCGACCTCGCCGTCACCGTGCTCCGGCGTTTCGGTTACACGGTCCTGGCGGCCCAGTCCCCCCACGAAGCCGTGGCGCTCGCCCGGGACCACGCCGGGGAGATCCACCTCCTCGTGACGGACGTGGTGATGGGTGGGATGAACGGCCGTGAACTGTGCGACCGGGTCGCCGCCCTCCGCCCGGGTATCCGGACCCTCTTCATGTCGGGCTACCCGGCCGACGCCATCGCCTGCCACGGCGTCCTGGAGGCGGGCCTCCACTTCATCCAGAAACCGTTCTCCGTCAGCGACCTCACCGCCAGGGTGCGGGAGATCCTGGACCAACGCTGA
- a CDS encoding glycosyltransferase family 2 protein: MPPRLDIVIVNWNSGDRLRRNLESLRAGGDLAGVEIFVVDNASDDGSAEGAEGPGTRLVRLPRNAGFAAGCNRGAREGSAPLLLFLNPDIVHPPGNLRALLDGFSAPGDADGACGVLVGPDGRPPERFQFRRLPTRTWALAELLLPPVIRRHTRTFRRHFCLDLDVAAPVAVEQPAAACWMLRRDVFEAAGGFDERFHPAWFEDVDLAARLHDRGSRTVRVPGARFVHEGGYSATALGEGPFARHYWTNALRFYRKRYPVFGWFYRCLFPAGMLWRCLGSLCAPPARAAFARLFLRSLAPGMK, translated from the coding sequence ATGCCGCCACGTCTGGACATCGTCATCGTGAACTGGAACTCGGGAGACCGGCTCCGCCGGAACCTGGAGAGTCTCCGCGCCGGCGGCGACCTGGCGGGGGTGGAGATTTTCGTGGTGGACAACGCCTCCGACGACGGCAGCGCGGAGGGGGCGGAGGGGCCCGGGACCCGCCTGGTCCGCCTTCCCCGGAACGCCGGCTTTGCCGCCGGGTGCAACCGCGGGGCCCGGGAAGGCTCGGCGCCGCTCCTCCTCTTCCTGAACCCGGACATCGTGCACCCCCCCGGGAACCTCCGGGCCCTCCTCGACGGCTTCTCCGCCCCGGGGGATGCGGACGGGGCGTGCGGCGTGCTCGTGGGGCCCGACGGGCGCCCCCCCGAGCGTTTCCAGTTCCGCCGGCTCCCCACGCGCACCTGGGCGCTGGCGGAACTGCTGCTTCCTCCCGTCATCCGTCGGCACACCCGGACGTTTCGCCGTCACTTCTGCCTGGACCTCGACGTGGCGGCCCCCGTTGCCGTGGAGCAGCCCGCCGCGGCGTGCTGGATGCTCCGGCGCGACGTCTTCGAGGCGGCCGGGGGGTTCGACGAACGGTTCCACCCCGCCTGGTTCGAGGACGTCGACCTCGCCGCCCGGCTTCACGACCGGGGGAGCCGAACGGTCCGGGTCCCGGGGGCCCGCTTCGTCCACGAAGGCGGCTACTCGGCCACCGCCCTCGGCGAGGGGCCTTTCGCCCGGCACTACTGGACCAACGCGCTCCGGTTCTACCGGAAGCGCTACCCGGTTTTCGGGTGGTTCTACCGCTGCCTGTTTCCGGCGGGCATGCTCTGGCGCTGCCTGGGCTCCCTGTGCGCCCCCCCCGCCCGCGCCGCCTTCGCGCGCCTTTTCCTTCGCTCGCTGGCGCCCGGGATGAAATGA
- a CDS encoding prepilin peptidase, with translation MMILVFVAFGLVVGSFLNVCICRVPEGRSIVAPRSACPRCRRPIAFYDNIPLLSYAILRGRCRHCRERISAQYPLVEAVNAAFWGVIAAWAGLTPASPPMDICGAVVYAAFCSAMLTLAVIDARHRILPHGITFGGLLLGLATVPLQPMHLARAPEIQRAAVILDWPVPSDLTAAYVHSLLGFLSGAGLLATVAIGYYLVKRKEGMGHGDIVMMGFVGVVLGWRLTFLTIFFGSVLGIAGWYLLSNRDRNYELPFGTFLALGAVAALLAGNPFLDWYLGMLHG, from the coding sequence ATGATGATCCTGGTCTTCGTCGCCTTCGGTCTCGTCGTCGGCAGCTTCCTGAACGTCTGCATCTGCCGGGTCCCCGAGGGGCGCTCCATCGTGGCGCCACGGTCGGCGTGCCCCCGGTGCCGGCGCCCCATCGCCTTCTACGACAACATCCCGCTGCTCAGCTACGCGATCCTCCGGGGCCGGTGCCGTCACTGCCGGGAACGCATCTCCGCGCAGTACCCCCTCGTGGAAGCCGTCAACGCCGCCTTCTGGGGTGTCATCGCCGCCTGGGCCGGCCTGACGCCCGCCTCCCCGCCCATGGACATCTGCGGGGCCGTCGTCTACGCGGCCTTCTGCAGTGCCATGCTGACCCTGGCCGTCATCGACGCCCGGCACCGGATCCTCCCCCACGGCATCACGTTCGGGGGTCTTCTCCTGGGCCTGGCCACGGTGCCCCTCCAGCCGATGCACCTGGCCAGGGCGCCGGAGATCCAGCGGGCGGCCGTCATCCTCGACTGGCCCGTGCCCTCCGACCTCACGGCGGCCTACGTCCACTCCCTCCTGGGGTTCCTCAGCGGCGCCGGCCTCCTGGCCACCGTGGCGATCGGGTACTACCTCGTCAAGCGGAAAGAGGGGATGGGGCACGGGGACATCGTCATGATGGGGTTCGTGGGCGTGGTCCTCGGCTGGCGCTTGACTTTTCTCACCATCTTTTTCGGGTCCGTCCTCGGGATCGCGGGCTGGTACCTCCTGTCGAATCGCGACCGGAACTACGAACTCCCCTTCGGGACCTTCCTGGCCCTGGGCGCCGTCGCGGCGCTTCTCGCCGGGAACCCGTTCCTCGACTGGTACCTGGGGATGTTGCATGGTTAA